Within Ficedula albicollis isolate OC2 unplaced genomic scaffold, FicAlb1.5 N01355, whole genome shotgun sequence, the genomic segment tcccacCTGCACGGCGAAGGTGCCCAGGACGGTGACACCGAAGATGGGGTTGGCGCAGGTTGACGTCCCCACGTcatccccaccccaaacccctcgCTCCAGGCTGCCGGGGCATtgtccccacctgtcccccGAGTGTCCCCCGAGTGTCCCCCGATGTCCCCCGTCCCACCTGCACGGCGAAGGTGCCCAGGACGATCCCGCAGAAGATGGGGTTGGCGCACACGCCCTCGAAGACGTTCCTCTCGCCGTGCAGCTTGCGCGCGTTGAGCTCGTTGAAGAGCTGCATCAGCACGAACGTGTTGAAGATGATGGTGAAATGCTCCGAGGGCGGCGCGTGCAGCGGGGCGGCGCGGCCGCTGTCGATGTCAAACAGCACCTCCCCtggggacggggggggggggggggggggggggggggggggggggggggggggggggggggggggggggggggggggggggggggggggggggggggggggggggggggggggggggggggggggggggggggggggggggggggggggggggggggggggggggggggggggggggggggggggggggggggggggggggggggggggggggggggggggggggggggggggggggggggggggggggggggggggggggggggggggg encodes:
- the LOC107604504 gene encoding plasma membrane calcium-transporting ATPase 2-like — translated: MRTQRDILGHALYQLLVIFTLLFAGEVLFDIDSGRAAPLHAPPSEHFTIIFNTFVLMQLFNELNARKLHGERNVFEGVCANPIFCGIVLGTFAVQVGRGTSGDTRGTLGGQ